A region of Candidatus Poribacteria bacterium DNA encodes the following proteins:
- a CDS encoding phytanoyl-CoA dioxygenase family protein, whose amino-acid sequence MTADVKAAIDCLATYGYCLLEDRIPEDTAQRMAERFLELHTDSQCQIYNTGDQYYQTLFGMMNLDDRVWMCASHPDTVAVARHFLGQNCRVVEACSKPTWPGAPGQHLHVDSAREFHEVPDVPWIINSIWMLTDFTVENGATGVVPMSHRSRRKTPPSDITTDSPLIKPITGKAGSVIMWHGGTYHQARANTSDQIRVGLNIAYYPPWFNNWIEGGHQPIWPETYERMPPEMQQLCPGLLGHNRADRYETL is encoded by the coding sequence TTGACAGCAGATGTCAAAGCTGCCATAGATTGCTTGGCAACTTACGGTTACTGCCTGCTTGAGGACCGCATCCCTGAAGACACGGCACAACGCATGGCGGAACGATTCCTCGAACTGCACACCGACTCACAGTGCCAAATCTATAATACGGGCGATCAGTATTATCAAACCTTATTCGGTATGATGAATCTGGATGATCGTGTTTGGATGTGTGCTAGCCATCCGGACACGGTGGCGGTTGCGCGACATTTTTTGGGGCAGAATTGCCGGGTGGTCGAAGCGTGCTCCAAGCCGACGTGGCCCGGTGCGCCGGGGCAGCATCTACATGTGGACTCTGCGCGTGAATTCCATGAAGTGCCAGACGTGCCATGGATTATCAACAGTATTTGGATGCTGACAGATTTCACGGTGGAGAACGGTGCAACGGGTGTGGTGCCGATGAGTCATCGTTCACGTCGGAAGACTCCGCCATCGGACATCACTACAGACAGCCCATTGATTAAGCCAATTACCGGTAAAGCAGGCTCGGTTATTATGTGGCATGGCGGCACCTATCACCAAGCTCGCGCAAATACCAGCGATCAGATCCGTGTCGGATTGAATATCGCCTACTACCCACCGTGGTTCAACAACTGGATCGAAGGCGGTCATCAACCGATTTGGCCCGAAACGTATGAGCGGATGCCGCCGGAGATGCAGCAACTATGCCCCGGTCTTTTGGGACACAACCGTGCGGATCGATATGAAACTCTCTAG